In one window of Juglans regia cultivar Chandler chromosome 3, Walnut 2.0, whole genome shotgun sequence DNA:
- the LOC109021330 gene encoding uncharacterized protein LOC109021330 isoform X1 — MSGRGGGGGGGGGGNGGKGNNGVSAIPAASRKMVQSLKEIVNNCTELEIYAALKDCNMDPNEAINRLLSQDPFHEVKSKRGKKKETKDPTDSRSRGANSASNRGGRGGTDRHVGRGGSNQYGSIESGSLHGKPAYKKENGTHAYAGSSPSASSMAGNNMSRRAPLYSDSVAMENKMSTVDPSDGISLSAQPSGFQSPWLGVPGHVSMADIVKMGRPHGKASNVSNPHIQNNILATSSGAILHDSHSLQDHASKVSDINAESGLATNQHLPPADEWPAIEQPPATTVSSVVGEPSYSEPYADPSNLPLGRGSHHTKSQLDEVQVAEDLTVEVLNASHVGPASVSSRSMHEENSGSASVFDNTSYNDMSSYQPHKHALEHNEGDNDDINVALASEDDISSVAADMQHLNLQKDDQVVLPEEDNPPVIIPNHLQLHTSDCLNLSFGSFGSGNSAAFSGSGSFATRPLKSDLEETSTAQDVSSIGHSESRQPEYFGDEHIGTTSDGNLVNRNGGNSSNYDSPSVSQPEVLKQQTPEVAQGNQYTFPSSAPDFTYESPQQFNAAFTHPQTSSQMQNLASFSSVMQAYTNSLPGTLLASTAQTAREDLQYSPFPVTLAMPTKYSNVASISGPTISMPESLGAGNISTPLPNPQTLPGASVATGPALPQHLAMHPYSQPNLPLGHFANMIGYPFMPQNYTYMPSAFQQAFAGNNTYHQSLATVLPQYKNSVSVSSLPQSAAIASGYAFGSSTSIPGGNFPLNPPAVPTGTTGGYDDVSSQYKDSNHLISLQQQSDNSAMWVHGPGSRTVSALPSTYYSFQGQNQQPSGYRQAQQPSQHFGALGYPNFYHSQTGLSMEHQQQNPRDAALGGSQGQPSKQSQQLWQNSY; from the exons atgagtgggagaggaggaggaggaggaggaggcggcGGCGGCAATGGTGGGAAGGGAAATAATGGGGTATCGGCAATCCCGGCGGCGTCGAGGAAGATGGTGCAGAGCTTGAAGGAGATTGTGAATAACTGCACCGAGTTGGAGATCTATGCTGCTCTTAAAGACTGTAACATGGACCCCAACGAGGCCATTAATCGCCTCCTCTCCCAAG ATCCCTTTCACGAGGTGAAAAGCAAacgaggaaagaaaaaagag ACTAAGGACCCAACAGATTCCAGATCTCGTGGTGCTAACAGTGCTTCCAATCGTGGCGGTAGGGGTGGCACAGACCGTCATGTTGGACGTGGTGGTTCAAACCAGTATGGCTCTATTG agTCTGGTAGTTTACATGGTAAACCTGCCTACAAGAAGGAAAATGGAACGCATGCTTACGCAGGTTCTTCACCTTCTGCATCCAGTATGGCAGGAAATAACATGAGTCGGCGAGCTCCATTGTACAG TGATTCTGTAGCCATGGAAAATAAGATGTCAACAGTGGACCCAAGTGATGGCATATCTTTATCAGCTCAGCCTTCTGGATTTCAGTCTCCCTGGTTGGGGGTACCAGGTCATGTGTCAATGGCAGACATTGTAAAGATGGGTAGGCCACACGGCAAGGCTTCTAATGTGTCCAATCCCCATATTCAAAACAATATTTTGGCAACTTCTTCTGGGGCAATACTTCATGATTCACATTCATTGCAAGATCATGCTTCCAAGGTGTCGGACATAAATGCTGAGTCAGGACTTGCCACAAACCAGCACCTTCCTCCTGCTGATGAATGGCCTGCAATTGAGCAGCCACCAGCTACTACTGTGTCCTCTGTTGTAGGGGAACCTTCATACTCTGAGCCATATGCAGATCCATCGAATTTACCCTTGGGTAGAGGTAGTCACCATACGAAGTCCCAGTTAGATGAGGTCCAGGTAGCAGAGGATTTGACTGTGGAGGTGCTAAATGCAAGCCATGTTGGACCTGCTTCTGTGTCCAGTAGAAGTATGCATGAGGAGAATTCTGGAAGTGCATCTGTCTTTGATAATACGTCGTATAACGACATGAGTTCCTACCAGCCTCACAAGCATGCTTTGGAGCATAATGAAGGTGACAACGATGATATCAACGTTGCTCTGGCCT CTGAAGATGATATTTCATCAGTGGCTGCAGACATGCAGCACCTAAATTTACAGAAGGATGATCAGGTAGTACTACCTGAAGAGGATAACCCTCCTGTAATAATTCCAAATCACCTCCAACTCCATACGTCAGACTGCTTAAACCTGAGCTTTGGGAGTTTTGGATCTGGCAACAGTGCTGCCTTTTCTGGTTCTGGGTCATTTGCAACTAGGCCTTTAAAAAGTGACTTGGAGGAGACATCTACTGCACAAGATGTTTCATCAATTGGGCATTCAGAATCTAG GCAACCTGAGTATTTTGGGGATGAGCATATTGGAACCACTTCAGATGGAAATTTAGTTAATAGAAATGGTGGGAACAGTTCAAATTATGATTCTCCTTCTGTTTCACAGCCAGAGGTGTTGAAACAGCAGACCCCTGAAGTTGCTCAGGGGAATCAATATACGTTCCCTTCATCTGCACCTGATTTTACATATGAAAGCCCCCAACAATTCAATGCTGCATTTACTCACCCACAGACTAGCTCACAGATGCAGAATCTTGCTTCTTTCTCGAGTGTAATG CAGGCATATACAAATTCGTTGCCTGGCACTTTGCTGGCTTCGACCGCTCAGACTGCAAGGGAGGATCTTCAATACTCACCCTTTCCTGTGACACTAGCAATGCCCACAAAATACAGCAATGTGGCTTCTATCAGTGGCCCAACCATTTCCATGCCAGAG AGTTTGGGAGCCGGTAATATTTCTACACCTCTGCCTAATCCACAGACACTGCCTGGTGCCAGCGTTGCCACAGGACCTGCTCTTCCACAACACCTTGCCATGCACCCTTATTCCCAACCTAATCTTCCTTTAGGACATTTTGCCAACATGATTGGCTATCCATTCATGCCTCAGAACTACACGTATATGCCCTCAGCCTTCCAGCAAGCATTTGCTGGTAACAACACTTACCATCAGTCTCTGGCCACAGTGCTACCACAATATAAAAACAGTGTTTCTGTCAGCAGTTTGCCTCAGTCTGCAGCTATTGCCTCTGGATATGCATTTGGGAGTTCAACCAGCATTCCTGGGGGAAACTTTCCTCTGAATCCACCTGCTGTACCTACAGGCACAACTGGTGGCTATGATGATGTTAGTTCTCAGTACAAGGACAGTAATCATTTGATCTCACTTCAGCAG CAGAGTGACAATTCAGCCATGTGGGTTCACGGGCCTGGTTCCCGAACGGTTTCTGCGCTTCCAAGCACATATTACAGCTTCCAAGGGCAGAATCAGCAGCCTAGTGGGTATCGGCAAGCACAGCAGCCATCACAGCATTTTGGTGCTCTTGGGTACCCAAATTTCTATCATTCTCAAACTGGGTTATCAATGGAACATCAGCAGCAAAACCCTAGGGATGCAGCCCTTGGTGGCTCCCAAGGTCAACCATCTAAGCAGTCTCAACAGTTATGGCAAAACAGTTACTAA
- the LOC109021330 gene encoding uncharacterized protein LOC109021330 isoform X2: protein MSGRGGGGGGGGGGNGGKGNNGVSAIPAASRKMVQSLKEIVNNCTELEIYAALKDCNMDPNEAINRLLSQDPFHEVKSKRGKKKETKDPTDSRSRGANSASNRGGRGGTDRHVGRGGSNQYGSIESGSLHGKPAYKKENGTHAYAGSSPSASSMAGNNMSRRAPLYSDSVAMENKMSTVDPSDGISLSAQPSGFQSPWLGVPGHVSMADIVKMGRPHGKASNVSNPHIQNNILATSSGAILHDSHSLQDHASKVSDINAESGLATNQHLPPADEWPAIEQPPATTVSSVVGEPSYSEPYADPSNLPLGRGSHHTKSQLDEVQVAEDLTVEVLNASHVGPASVSSRSMHEENSGSASVFDNTSYNDMSSYQPHKHALEHNEGDNDDINVALASEDDISSVAADMQHLNLQKDDQVVLPEEDNPPVIIPNHLQLHTSDCLNLSFGSFGSGNSAAFSGSGSFATRPLKSDLEETSTAQDVSSIGHSESRQPEYFGDEHIGTTSDGNLVNRNGGNSSNYDSPSVSQPEVLKQQTPEVAQGNQYTFPSSAPDFTYESPQQFNAAFTHPQTSSQMQNLASFSSVMQAYTNSLPGTLLASTAQTAREDLQYSPFPVTLAMPTKYSNVASISGPTISMPESLGAGNISTPLPNPQTLPGASVATGPALPQHLAMHPYSQPNLPLGHFANMIGYPFMPQNYTYMPSAFQQAFAGNNTYHQSLATVLPQYKNSVSVSSLPQSAAIASGYAFGSSTSIPGGNFPLNPPAVPTGTTGGYDDVSSQYKDSNHLISLQQSDNSAMWVHGPGSRTVSALPSTYYSFQGQNQQPSGYRQAQQPSQHFGALGYPNFYHSQTGLSMEHQQQNPRDAALGGSQGQPSKQSQQLWQNSY from the exons atgagtgggagaggaggaggaggaggaggaggcggcGGCGGCAATGGTGGGAAGGGAAATAATGGGGTATCGGCAATCCCGGCGGCGTCGAGGAAGATGGTGCAGAGCTTGAAGGAGATTGTGAATAACTGCACCGAGTTGGAGATCTATGCTGCTCTTAAAGACTGTAACATGGACCCCAACGAGGCCATTAATCGCCTCCTCTCCCAAG ATCCCTTTCACGAGGTGAAAAGCAAacgaggaaagaaaaaagag ACTAAGGACCCAACAGATTCCAGATCTCGTGGTGCTAACAGTGCTTCCAATCGTGGCGGTAGGGGTGGCACAGACCGTCATGTTGGACGTGGTGGTTCAAACCAGTATGGCTCTATTG agTCTGGTAGTTTACATGGTAAACCTGCCTACAAGAAGGAAAATGGAACGCATGCTTACGCAGGTTCTTCACCTTCTGCATCCAGTATGGCAGGAAATAACATGAGTCGGCGAGCTCCATTGTACAG TGATTCTGTAGCCATGGAAAATAAGATGTCAACAGTGGACCCAAGTGATGGCATATCTTTATCAGCTCAGCCTTCTGGATTTCAGTCTCCCTGGTTGGGGGTACCAGGTCATGTGTCAATGGCAGACATTGTAAAGATGGGTAGGCCACACGGCAAGGCTTCTAATGTGTCCAATCCCCATATTCAAAACAATATTTTGGCAACTTCTTCTGGGGCAATACTTCATGATTCACATTCATTGCAAGATCATGCTTCCAAGGTGTCGGACATAAATGCTGAGTCAGGACTTGCCACAAACCAGCACCTTCCTCCTGCTGATGAATGGCCTGCAATTGAGCAGCCACCAGCTACTACTGTGTCCTCTGTTGTAGGGGAACCTTCATACTCTGAGCCATATGCAGATCCATCGAATTTACCCTTGGGTAGAGGTAGTCACCATACGAAGTCCCAGTTAGATGAGGTCCAGGTAGCAGAGGATTTGACTGTGGAGGTGCTAAATGCAAGCCATGTTGGACCTGCTTCTGTGTCCAGTAGAAGTATGCATGAGGAGAATTCTGGAAGTGCATCTGTCTTTGATAATACGTCGTATAACGACATGAGTTCCTACCAGCCTCACAAGCATGCTTTGGAGCATAATGAAGGTGACAACGATGATATCAACGTTGCTCTGGCCT CTGAAGATGATATTTCATCAGTGGCTGCAGACATGCAGCACCTAAATTTACAGAAGGATGATCAGGTAGTACTACCTGAAGAGGATAACCCTCCTGTAATAATTCCAAATCACCTCCAACTCCATACGTCAGACTGCTTAAACCTGAGCTTTGGGAGTTTTGGATCTGGCAACAGTGCTGCCTTTTCTGGTTCTGGGTCATTTGCAACTAGGCCTTTAAAAAGTGACTTGGAGGAGACATCTACTGCACAAGATGTTTCATCAATTGGGCATTCAGAATCTAG GCAACCTGAGTATTTTGGGGATGAGCATATTGGAACCACTTCAGATGGAAATTTAGTTAATAGAAATGGTGGGAACAGTTCAAATTATGATTCTCCTTCTGTTTCACAGCCAGAGGTGTTGAAACAGCAGACCCCTGAAGTTGCTCAGGGGAATCAATATACGTTCCCTTCATCTGCACCTGATTTTACATATGAAAGCCCCCAACAATTCAATGCTGCATTTACTCACCCACAGACTAGCTCACAGATGCAGAATCTTGCTTCTTTCTCGAGTGTAATG CAGGCATATACAAATTCGTTGCCTGGCACTTTGCTGGCTTCGACCGCTCAGACTGCAAGGGAGGATCTTCAATACTCACCCTTTCCTGTGACACTAGCAATGCCCACAAAATACAGCAATGTGGCTTCTATCAGTGGCCCAACCATTTCCATGCCAGAG AGTTTGGGAGCCGGTAATATTTCTACACCTCTGCCTAATCCACAGACACTGCCTGGTGCCAGCGTTGCCACAGGACCTGCTCTTCCACAACACCTTGCCATGCACCCTTATTCCCAACCTAATCTTCCTTTAGGACATTTTGCCAACATGATTGGCTATCCATTCATGCCTCAGAACTACACGTATATGCCCTCAGCCTTCCAGCAAGCATTTGCTGGTAACAACACTTACCATCAGTCTCTGGCCACAGTGCTACCACAATATAAAAACAGTGTTTCTGTCAGCAGTTTGCCTCAGTCTGCAGCTATTGCCTCTGGATATGCATTTGGGAGTTCAACCAGCATTCCTGGGGGAAACTTTCCTCTGAATCCACCTGCTGTACCTACAGGCACAACTGGTGGCTATGATGATGTTAGTTCTCAGTACAAGGACAGTAATCATTTGATCTCACTTCAGCAG AGTGACAATTCAGCCATGTGGGTTCACGGGCCTGGTTCCCGAACGGTTTCTGCGCTTCCAAGCACATATTACAGCTTCCAAGGGCAGAATCAGCAGCCTAGTGGGTATCGGCAAGCACAGCAGCCATCACAGCATTTTGGTGCTCTTGGGTACCCAAATTTCTATCATTCTCAAACTGGGTTATCAATGGAACATCAGCAGCAAAACCCTAGGGATGCAGCCCTTGGTGGCTCCCAAGGTCAACCATCTAAGCAGTCTCAACAGTTATGGCAAAACAGTTACTAA